A window from Salarias fasciatus chromosome 11, fSalaFa1.1, whole genome shotgun sequence encodes these proteins:
- the znf687a gene encoding zinc finger protein 687a isoform X2 has translation MGDMKTPDFDDLLAAFDIPDIDAKEAIQSSPEEERDQLGTNVGHRRSGSPPCFPPAAPHSEPPVVSVIVKNTVRSESVDEEDKSVRDKADNPASGALVSQVGVKLDDLTSQLTPKLASAAGLEPQLSNGFEEPVTSHQQQARTESWSRALPLRPLLDDKRDESQTVTEPGSIQHTSDVMNSFRPLLYPEPPTAAGPTSSPPSSPLPVGSHNSPHVSSPLKDEGHLQNNPSSSPLPQNRNTEISEQLLTDEDSEPDIEGPLVIQESPESSPPILKRRDKLHSDLLGSPSTTASHVSPPPLPKLTFSMAPTNPESNRQEDGGPVLSNALPSACETLCSPEQLPTVSTNAALVQEDEYPDRIIEERDSPESPPPYETGLLATSRSNGSDSGQTPGLTVNYKELSQQEEPMETSQEGHPSGIELNEKVSGDGEILNEPNCDADSEDAPSADVSDTGSTPVRPIKVTIKVPTSSNSRTGVAPKRGGRATSKSVDGSKRSPRSQNTRSKKQLLQQSQLPAVALLQDACAATLQGANAVKERKSVKRKPKVSPTAVSITKTVSLPSVSSSRVTSGAISLRNLGQKTLNSGISLPAPLPLLPPQTNSRPASIVNNTGAIISKSQTNLVEAFNKILNNKNLLPSYKPDLSIPLPAEWDLPLPAQGYRCLECGDAFALERSLTQHYDRRSLRIEVTCNHCTKRLAFFNKCSLLLHAREHKEKGLIMQCSHLVMKPVPVEQMISQPEPAAAEPAGQNNAKPAGPAHQAVPSKKAEAVQSNKNRCSECQLQFSSKEEVAEHFQEIKLAHSNSCSECYPPMLLPNNCSAAAHQRIHQASAPHVCPECGDTFKQSVFQTHLSEDCLHFSRRIGYRCSSCLVVFGGLNSVKAHIQQAHCDLFHKCPSCPMAFKSAPSTQNHINAQHPQLTDKQTLLIYKCVMCDTVFTHKPLLHVHFDSHLVNQKVHVFKCPDCTKLFSQRSSLLDHSKTHRTAAPKLPSPPPRSAVKLESSDEESMNEESQENVKSVKVAAPSGWTCQSCRTRYRAREDYISHMREKHDQILKKYPCNKCGSSFSNNSNMMRHMRDKHTVISRGFRCQFCTDDKKTFSSRAMLDRHVLLRHTVDAVGQDAAQGVKEEAEASAEQDGSAGICSKRPREAVKKKPDEDSSAKKSRSSAPSQSVAPQPPHDSGFRCAPCGFTTEEQAAFLEHIGQHSGAEGAALQCLQCGACFASSSSLSRHRFITHKVKGVMADGQHAAGARSPGSSRNHKDKSSVNGSAPASPFSQPAAGLGSEEDGALGCKAL, from the exons ATGGGGGACATGAAGACCCCCGACTTTGATGACCTGCTGGCAGCGTTTGACATTCCCGACATTGATGCCAAAGAAGCCATTCAGTCCAGCCCAGAGGAGGAACGGGATCAATTAGGGACTAATGTTGGCCACAGACGGAGTGGCTCTCCACCCTGCTtcccccccgctgccccgcaCAGCGAACCGCCTGTTGTCAGCGTGATTGTGAAGAACACGGTGCGATCGGAGTCTGTTGATGAGGAGGACAAATCTGTCAGGGATAAAGCAGACAATCCTGCGAGCGGTGCCTTAGTCTCTCAGGTCGGGGTCAAGTTGGATGACCTCACCTCACAGCTTACTCCCAAACtggcttctgctgctggattGGAGCCACAGCTTTCCAATGGTTTCGAGGAACCTGTCACCAGTCATCAGCAGCAGGCCAGAACAGAGTCCTGGTCCAGGGCTTTGCCTTTGAGGCCATTGCTAGATGATAAACGAGACGAGAGTCAAACAGTCACTGAACCCGGGTCCATCCAACACACATCAGATGTCATGAACAGTTTCAGGCCCCTCCTCTACCCTGAGCCGCCTACCGCTGCCGGGcccacctcatcacctccttCCTCCCCACTGCCTGTCGGCTCCCACAATTCTCCtcatgtctcctctcctcttaaaGATGAAGGTCATCTGCAGAACAATCCATCATCCTCTCCTCTTccacagaacagaaacacagaaattagCGAACAACTGCTCACAGATGAAGACTCAGAGCCAGATATAGAAGGTCCGCTGGTGATCCAGGAAAGCCCTGAATCCTCACCACCTATACTCAAACGCAGAGATAAATTACACTCTGACCTTCTTGGGTCTCCTTCAACCACTGCTAGTCacgtttctcctcctcctcttcctaaACTTACGTTTTCAATGGCCCCGACAAACCCTGAAAGCAACCGTCAAGAAGATGGAGGACCAGTCCTCAGTAACGCTCTCCCTTCAGCTTGTGAGACACTCTGCTCCCCAGAGCAGCTCCCTACTGTCAGTACAAATGCTGCTCTGGTCCAGGAGGATGAATACCCAGACCGTATAATAGAAGAGAGGGACTCCCCAGAGAGCCCCCCGCCCTATGAGACAGGTCTCCTCGCCACCAGTAGAAGCAACGGCTCTGACTCGGGCCAAACGCCAGGGCTAACTGTGAACTACAAGGAACTCAGTCAACAAGAGGAGCCGATGGAAACCAGCCAGGAAGGTCATCCAAGTGGCATCGAATTGAATGAAAAGGTGTCTGGAGATGGAGAAATTTTAAATGAGCCGAATTGTGATGCCGACTCGGAAGACGCTCCGTCTGCTGACGTTAGTGACACAGGTTCGACGCCCGTGCGCCCAATCAAAGTGACAATTAAAGTGCCTACAAGCAGCAACTCGAGGACCGGCGTTGCACCTAAGAGAGGTGGAAGGGCCACTTCCAAAAGTGTGGATGGTTCAAAACGTTCACCGAGAAGTCAGAACACGAGATCCAAAAAGCAGTTGCTCCAGCAGTCTCAGTTGCCTGCAGTGGCTTTGCTCCAGGACGCCTGTGCTGCAACACTTCAAGGTGCCAACGCCGTCAAGGAGAGAAAATCTGTGAAGAGAAAACCAAAGGTTTCCCCAACAGCAGTGAGCATCACCAAAACCGTCTCCCtgccctccgtctcctccagcagAGTGACCTCAGGTGCCATTAGCCTGCGCAACCTGGGGCAGAAAACTCTCAACAGTGGGATTTCCCTGCCTGCGCCTTTACCCCTGCTCCCCCCGCAGACCAACAGCAGGCCGGCCTCCATAGTCAACAACACTGGGGCGATCATATCCAAGAGTCAAACCAACCTGGTCGAAGCTTTCAACAAAATCCTCAACAACAAGAATCTGCTGCCCAGTTACAAACCCGACCTGAGCATCCCTCTCCCAGCCGAGTGGGACCTTCCTCTCCCTGCACAG GGCTACCGCTGTTTGGAGTGCGGCGACGCCTTCGCCTTGGAACGCAGTTTGACTCAGCACTACGACCGGCGCTCGTTGAGAATCGAGGTGACCTGCAATCACTGCACCAAACGGCTGGCCTTTTTCAACAAGTGCAGCCTGCTCCTGCATGCCAGGGAACACAAGGAGAAAGGGCTGATCATGCAGTGCTCGCATCTGGTCATGAAGCCCGTCCCTGTGGAGCAGATGATCAGCCAGCCGGAGCCAGCAGCAGCCG agCCCGCAGGCCAGAACAACGCAAAACCAGCAGGCCCGGCACATCAAGCGGTGCCAAGCAAGAAAGCAGAGGCCGTGCAGTCCAACAAGAACAGATGCTCCGAGTGTCAGCTTCAGTTCAGCAGCAAGGAAGAGGTGGCGGAGCATTTCCAAGAAATCAAATTAGCACACAGCAAC TCATGTTCAGAGTGTTATCCTCCCATGCTGCTGCCCAACAACTGCAGCGCGGCAGCCCATCAGCGCATCCACCAGGCCAGCGCGCCACACGTCTGCCCGGAGTGCGGCGACACCTTCAAACAGTCAGTGTTCCAGACGCATCTGTCGGAAGACTGTCTGCACTTCTCCCGACGCATCGGCTACAG ATGCTCCAGCTGCCTGGTGGTGTTCGGAGGGCTGAACTCTGTGAAGGCTCACATCCAGCAGGCGCATTGCGACCTGTTCCACAAGTGCCCCAGCTGCCCCATGGCGTTCAAATCTGCCCCCAGCACGCAGAATCACATCAACGCCCAGCATCCACAGCTCACCGACAAGCAGACCTT GTTGATCTATAAATGTGTCATGTGCGACACGGTTTTCACACACAAGCCTCTGCTGCACGTGCACTTTGACTCTCACCTGGTCAATCAGAAGGTGCACGTCTTCAAATGTCCCGACTGCACCAAGCTGTTCTCTCAGAGGAGTTCCCTGCTGGACCATTCCAAG ACTCACAGGACTGCCGCTCCAAAGCTGCCGTCGCCTCCACCGCGGTCTGCGGTGAAGCTTGAGAGCTCTGACGAGGAATCCATGAATGAAGAGAGCCAAGAGAACGTGAAGTCGGTGAAGGTGGCTGCGCCGTCCGGGTGGACGTGTCAGTCCTGCCGCACGCGCTATCGAGCCAGAGAAGACTATATCTCCCACATGCGGGAAAAACACGACCAG ATTTTGAAGAAATATCCCTGCAACAAATGCGGAAGCTccttctccaacaactccaacatgATGCGTCACATGAGAGATAAGCACACGGTCATAAGTCGGGGTTTCCGCTGTCA GTTTTGTACGGATGATAAGAAAACGTTCAGCAGCAGAGCGATGCTGGACAGACACGTTCTGCTGAGACACACTGTGGATGCTGTGGGCCAGGACGCAGCGCAG GGAGTCAAAGAAGAGGCGGAGGCCTCTGCGGAGCAGGACGGCAGTGCCGGGATTTGCAGCAAGAGGCCGAGAGAAGCCGTGAAGAAGAAGCCGGACGAGGATTCTTCGGCGAAGAAGTCGCgctcctccgccccctcccagTCCGTGGCTCCCCAGCCTCCTCACGACTCGGGCTTCCGCTGCGCTCCCTGCGGCTTCACCACGGAGGAGCAGGCGGCCTTCCTGGAGCACATCGGCCAGCACAGCGGGGCGGAGGGCGCCGCCCTGCAGTGCCTGCAGTGCGGAGCCTGCTTCGCGTCGTCCTCCTCCCTGTCGCGCCACCGTTTCATCACCCACAAAGTGAAGGGGGTCATGGCTGACGGCCAGCACGCCGCCGGCGCGCGCTCACCGGGGAGCAGCAGGAACCACAAAGACAAGAGTTCTGTGAACGGATCTGCGCCGGCGTCCCCCTTCAGCCAGCCGGCCGCCGGTCTGGGGAGCGAGGAGGACGGCGCCCTGGGCTGCAAG GCTCTTTGA
- the znf687a gene encoding zinc finger protein 687a isoform X1, protein MGDMKTPDFDDLLAAFDIPDIDAKEAIQSSPEEERDQLGTNVGHRRSGSPPCFPPAAPHSEPPVVSVIVKNTVRSESVDEEDKSVRDKADNPASGALVSQVGVKLDDLTSQLTPKLASAAGLEPQLSNGFEEPVTSHQQQARTESWSRALPLRPLLDDKRDESQTVTEPGSIQHTSDVMNSFRPLLYPEPPTAAGPTSSPPSSPLPVGSHNSPHVSSPLKDEGHLQNNPSSSPLPQNRNTEISEQLLTDEDSEPDIEGPLVIQESPESSPPILKRRDKLHSDLLGSPSTTASHVSPPPLPKLTFSMAPTNPESNRQEDGGPVLSNALPSACETLCSPEQLPTVSTNAALVQEDEYPDRIIEERDSPESPPPYETGLLATSRSNGSDSGQTPGLTVNYKELSQQEEPMETSQEGHPSGIELNEKVSGDGEILNEPNCDADSEDAPSADVSDTGSTPVRPIKVTIKVPTSSNSRTGVAPKRGGRATSKSVDGSKRSPRSQNTRSKKQLLQQSQLPAVALLQDACAATLQGANAVKERKSVKRKPKVSPTAVSITKTVSLPSVSSSRVTSGAISLRNLGQKTLNSGISLPAPLPLLPPQTNSRPASIVNNTGAIISKSQTNLVEAFNKILNNKNLLPSYKPDLSIPLPAEWDLPLPAQGYRCLECGDAFALERSLTQHYDRRSLRIEVTCNHCTKRLAFFNKCSLLLHAREHKEKGLIMQCSHLVMKPVPVEQMISQPEPAAAEPAGQNNAKPAGPAHQAVPSKKAEAVQSNKNRCSECQLQFSSKEEVAEHFQEIKLAHSNSCSECYPPMLLPNNCSAAAHQRIHQASAPHVCPECGDTFKQSVFQTHLSEDCLHFSRRIGYRCSSCLVVFGGLNSVKAHIQQAHCDLFHKCPSCPMAFKSAPSTQNHINAQHPQLTDKQTLLIYKCVMCDTVFTHKPLLHVHFDSHLVNQKVHVFKCPDCTKLFSQRSSLLDHSKTHRTAAPKLPSPPPRSAVKLESSDEESMNEESQENVKSVKVAAPSGWTCQSCRTRYRAREDYISHMREKHDQILKKYPCNKCGSSFSNNSNMMRHMRDKHTVISRGFRCQFCTDDKKTFSSRAMLDRHVLLRHTVDAVGQDAAQGVKEEAEASAEQDGSAGICSKRPREAVKKKPDEDSSAKKSRSSAPSQSVAPQPPHDSGFRCAPCGFTTEEQAAFLEHIGQHSGAEGAALQCLQCGACFASSSSLSRHRFITHKVKGVMADGQHAAGARSPGSSRNHKDKSSVNGSAPASPFSQPAAGLGSEEDGALGCKVCGKHFEKASDLNTHFRTHGMAFINARNAGKNT, encoded by the exons ATGGGGGACATGAAGACCCCCGACTTTGATGACCTGCTGGCAGCGTTTGACATTCCCGACATTGATGCCAAAGAAGCCATTCAGTCCAGCCCAGAGGAGGAACGGGATCAATTAGGGACTAATGTTGGCCACAGACGGAGTGGCTCTCCACCCTGCTtcccccccgctgccccgcaCAGCGAACCGCCTGTTGTCAGCGTGATTGTGAAGAACACGGTGCGATCGGAGTCTGTTGATGAGGAGGACAAATCTGTCAGGGATAAAGCAGACAATCCTGCGAGCGGTGCCTTAGTCTCTCAGGTCGGGGTCAAGTTGGATGACCTCACCTCACAGCTTACTCCCAAACtggcttctgctgctggattGGAGCCACAGCTTTCCAATGGTTTCGAGGAACCTGTCACCAGTCATCAGCAGCAGGCCAGAACAGAGTCCTGGTCCAGGGCTTTGCCTTTGAGGCCATTGCTAGATGATAAACGAGACGAGAGTCAAACAGTCACTGAACCCGGGTCCATCCAACACACATCAGATGTCATGAACAGTTTCAGGCCCCTCCTCTACCCTGAGCCGCCTACCGCTGCCGGGcccacctcatcacctccttCCTCCCCACTGCCTGTCGGCTCCCACAATTCTCCtcatgtctcctctcctcttaaaGATGAAGGTCATCTGCAGAACAATCCATCATCCTCTCCTCTTccacagaacagaaacacagaaattagCGAACAACTGCTCACAGATGAAGACTCAGAGCCAGATATAGAAGGTCCGCTGGTGATCCAGGAAAGCCCTGAATCCTCACCACCTATACTCAAACGCAGAGATAAATTACACTCTGACCTTCTTGGGTCTCCTTCAACCACTGCTAGTCacgtttctcctcctcctcttcctaaACTTACGTTTTCAATGGCCCCGACAAACCCTGAAAGCAACCGTCAAGAAGATGGAGGACCAGTCCTCAGTAACGCTCTCCCTTCAGCTTGTGAGACACTCTGCTCCCCAGAGCAGCTCCCTACTGTCAGTACAAATGCTGCTCTGGTCCAGGAGGATGAATACCCAGACCGTATAATAGAAGAGAGGGACTCCCCAGAGAGCCCCCCGCCCTATGAGACAGGTCTCCTCGCCACCAGTAGAAGCAACGGCTCTGACTCGGGCCAAACGCCAGGGCTAACTGTGAACTACAAGGAACTCAGTCAACAAGAGGAGCCGATGGAAACCAGCCAGGAAGGTCATCCAAGTGGCATCGAATTGAATGAAAAGGTGTCTGGAGATGGAGAAATTTTAAATGAGCCGAATTGTGATGCCGACTCGGAAGACGCTCCGTCTGCTGACGTTAGTGACACAGGTTCGACGCCCGTGCGCCCAATCAAAGTGACAATTAAAGTGCCTACAAGCAGCAACTCGAGGACCGGCGTTGCACCTAAGAGAGGTGGAAGGGCCACTTCCAAAAGTGTGGATGGTTCAAAACGTTCACCGAGAAGTCAGAACACGAGATCCAAAAAGCAGTTGCTCCAGCAGTCTCAGTTGCCTGCAGTGGCTTTGCTCCAGGACGCCTGTGCTGCAACACTTCAAGGTGCCAACGCCGTCAAGGAGAGAAAATCTGTGAAGAGAAAACCAAAGGTTTCCCCAACAGCAGTGAGCATCACCAAAACCGTCTCCCtgccctccgtctcctccagcagAGTGACCTCAGGTGCCATTAGCCTGCGCAACCTGGGGCAGAAAACTCTCAACAGTGGGATTTCCCTGCCTGCGCCTTTACCCCTGCTCCCCCCGCAGACCAACAGCAGGCCGGCCTCCATAGTCAACAACACTGGGGCGATCATATCCAAGAGTCAAACCAACCTGGTCGAAGCTTTCAACAAAATCCTCAACAACAAGAATCTGCTGCCCAGTTACAAACCCGACCTGAGCATCCCTCTCCCAGCCGAGTGGGACCTTCCTCTCCCTGCACAG GGCTACCGCTGTTTGGAGTGCGGCGACGCCTTCGCCTTGGAACGCAGTTTGACTCAGCACTACGACCGGCGCTCGTTGAGAATCGAGGTGACCTGCAATCACTGCACCAAACGGCTGGCCTTTTTCAACAAGTGCAGCCTGCTCCTGCATGCCAGGGAACACAAGGAGAAAGGGCTGATCATGCAGTGCTCGCATCTGGTCATGAAGCCCGTCCCTGTGGAGCAGATGATCAGCCAGCCGGAGCCAGCAGCAGCCG agCCCGCAGGCCAGAACAACGCAAAACCAGCAGGCCCGGCACATCAAGCGGTGCCAAGCAAGAAAGCAGAGGCCGTGCAGTCCAACAAGAACAGATGCTCCGAGTGTCAGCTTCAGTTCAGCAGCAAGGAAGAGGTGGCGGAGCATTTCCAAGAAATCAAATTAGCACACAGCAAC TCATGTTCAGAGTGTTATCCTCCCATGCTGCTGCCCAACAACTGCAGCGCGGCAGCCCATCAGCGCATCCACCAGGCCAGCGCGCCACACGTCTGCCCGGAGTGCGGCGACACCTTCAAACAGTCAGTGTTCCAGACGCATCTGTCGGAAGACTGTCTGCACTTCTCCCGACGCATCGGCTACAG ATGCTCCAGCTGCCTGGTGGTGTTCGGAGGGCTGAACTCTGTGAAGGCTCACATCCAGCAGGCGCATTGCGACCTGTTCCACAAGTGCCCCAGCTGCCCCATGGCGTTCAAATCTGCCCCCAGCACGCAGAATCACATCAACGCCCAGCATCCACAGCTCACCGACAAGCAGACCTT GTTGATCTATAAATGTGTCATGTGCGACACGGTTTTCACACACAAGCCTCTGCTGCACGTGCACTTTGACTCTCACCTGGTCAATCAGAAGGTGCACGTCTTCAAATGTCCCGACTGCACCAAGCTGTTCTCTCAGAGGAGTTCCCTGCTGGACCATTCCAAG ACTCACAGGACTGCCGCTCCAAAGCTGCCGTCGCCTCCACCGCGGTCTGCGGTGAAGCTTGAGAGCTCTGACGAGGAATCCATGAATGAAGAGAGCCAAGAGAACGTGAAGTCGGTGAAGGTGGCTGCGCCGTCCGGGTGGACGTGTCAGTCCTGCCGCACGCGCTATCGAGCCAGAGAAGACTATATCTCCCACATGCGGGAAAAACACGACCAG ATTTTGAAGAAATATCCCTGCAACAAATGCGGAAGCTccttctccaacaactccaacatgATGCGTCACATGAGAGATAAGCACACGGTCATAAGTCGGGGTTTCCGCTGTCA GTTTTGTACGGATGATAAGAAAACGTTCAGCAGCAGAGCGATGCTGGACAGACACGTTCTGCTGAGACACACTGTGGATGCTGTGGGCCAGGACGCAGCGCAG GGAGTCAAAGAAGAGGCGGAGGCCTCTGCGGAGCAGGACGGCAGTGCCGGGATTTGCAGCAAGAGGCCGAGAGAAGCCGTGAAGAAGAAGCCGGACGAGGATTCTTCGGCGAAGAAGTCGCgctcctccgccccctcccagTCCGTGGCTCCCCAGCCTCCTCACGACTCGGGCTTCCGCTGCGCTCCCTGCGGCTTCACCACGGAGGAGCAGGCGGCCTTCCTGGAGCACATCGGCCAGCACAGCGGGGCGGAGGGCGCCGCCCTGCAGTGCCTGCAGTGCGGAGCCTGCTTCGCGTCGTCCTCCTCCCTGTCGCGCCACCGTTTCATCACCCACAAAGTGAAGGGGGTCATGGCTGACGGCCAGCACGCCGCCGGCGCGCGCTCACCGGGGAGCAGCAGGAACCACAAAGACAAGAGTTCTGTGAACGGATCTGCGCCGGCGTCCCCCTTCAGCCAGCCGGCCGCCGGTCTGGGGAGCGAGGAGGACGGCGCCCTGGGCTGCAAGGTGTGTGGGAAACACTTCGAGAAGGCCTCTGAtctcaacacacacttcagaacGCACGGTATGGCTTTCATCAACGCCAGGAATGCAGGGAAAAATACCTAA
- the LOC115397198 gene encoding serum amyloid P-component-like has product MEKLLISVFLFGTCWAAPQDLSGKVFVFPKETDRAHVKLLTTKTNIESATVCLRFLTDLTRSYGLFSLATVAQSNGFLLFKPGDVETIELAVSGTSIYFRSLSFPQNNWHNICATWSSNGIAQVWVDGKPSVKRYVDNVSLVGPPITILGQEQDSYGGDFDQKQSFIGMISDVHMWNHVVQASDIKRYAAGKSFTPGNVFNWKALDFEIEGMILVEDETEVM; this is encoded by the exons ATGGAGAAACTGTTGATCTCAGTTTTCCTGTTTGGAACTTGTTGGGCAGCACCACAAG ATCTGTCGGGCAAAGTGTTCGTCTTTCCCAAAGAGACAGATCGTGCTCATGTGAAACTTCTGACCACCAAAACTAATATTGAGTCTGCAACCGTCTGTCTCAG GTTCTTAACAGACCTCACCAGGAGTTACGGGCTCTTCTCGTTGGCCACAGTCGCGCAGAGCAatggctttctgctgttcaaGCCAGGTGACGTGGAAACCATCGAGTTGGCTGTCAGCGGCACGAGTATATACTTCCGATCACTGTCCTTCCCTCAGAATAATTGGCACAACATCTGTGCAACCTGGAGCAGCAACGGGATAGCTCAGGTGTGGGTGGATGGCAAACCCAGTGTCAAGAGATACGTAGACAACGTCTCTCTGGTTGGACCGCCCATCACCATTCTGGGTCAGGAACAGGACAGCTACGGCGGGGATTTTGATCAGAAGCAGTCTTTTATCGGCATGATCTCCGACGTCCACATGTGGAACCACGTTGTTCAGGCTTCTGACATCAAACGCTACGCTGCTGGGAAGAGCTTCACACCGGGGAACGTGTTCAACTGGAAAGCTCTGGATTTTGAAATTGAAGGGATGATCTTAGTAGAAGATGAGACTGAAGTCATGTGA
- the LOC115396632 gene encoding 26S proteasome non-ATPase regulatory subunit 4-like: MVLESTMVCVDNSEYMRNGDFLPTRLQAQQDAVNIVCHSKTRSNPENNVGLITMANNCEVLTTLTPDTGRILSKLHAVQPRGNISFCTGIRVAHLALKHRQGKNHKMRIIAFVGSPVEDNEKELVKMAKRLKKEKVNVDVINFGEEESNTEKLTAFINTLNGKEGAGSHLVTVPPGPSLADALLSSPILAGEGGAVLGLGASDFEFGVDPSADPELALALRVSMEEQRQRQEDEARRAAVASAAEAGISSPAADESEDALLKMSVPHTDSATPALPDFSRMTEDEQIAYALQMSMQGAGAEFGAEDMDTGADMDSSEAKDEEDYDVMQDPEFLQSVLENLPGVDPNNEAIRNAMGSLASQTGSKPDAKKDEEKKK, encoded by the exons ATGGTGCTCGAAAGTACTATGGTCTG TGTGGACAACAGTGAGTACATGAGAAATGGAGACTTTCTGCCCACCAGACTGCAGGCTCAGCAGGATGCCGTCAATATTGTTTGCCACTCCAAGACCCGCAGCAATCCTGAGAATAACGTTGGCCTCATTACCATGGCCAA CAACTGCGAGGTGCTGACCACGCTGACTCCTGACACAGGGAGGATACTGTCCAAGCTGCATGCTGTGCAGCCTCGAGGAAACATTAGCTTCTGCACTGGCATCAGGGTGGCACAT TtggcactgaaacacagacagggGAAAAACCACAAGATGCGCATAATCGCCTTTGTTGGCAGCCCTGTCGAGGACAACGAAAAGGAG CTGGTCAAAATGGCAAAGcgtttgaagaaagaaaaagtcaatgTGGACGTCATTAACTTTGGAGAggag gagtcaaacacagagaaactgaCAGCCTTCATTAACACACTCAATGGTAAAGAAGGAGCCGGTTCCCACCTGGTCACTGTTCCTCCAGGCCCAAGTCTGGCCGACGCTCTGCTGTCTTCACCCATCCTGGCCGGGGAGGGCGGGGCAGTGTTGGGCCTGGGGGCCAGCGACTTCGAGTTTGGAGTGGATCCAAGTGCAGATCCGGAGCTGGCCTTG GCTCTGCGAGTGTCgatggaggagcagagacagaggcaggaGGACGAAGCtcgcagagctgctgttgcCTCGGCTGCTGAAGCTGGCATTTCCTCCCCTGCTGCAGATG agtCTGAGGATGCCCTTTTGAAGATGTCTGTTCCACACACAGACTCGGCCACACCGGCTCTTCCAGACTTCAGCCGCATGACAGAGGATGAACAGATTGCCTATGCTCTGCAGATGTCCATGCAGGGAGCAGGAGCAG AGTTTGGTGCTGAGGACATGGACACAGGTGCTGACATGGACTCTAGTGAGGCTAAG GATGAAGAGGACTATGACGTCATGCAGGATCCAGAGTTTCTTCAGAGTGTTCTAGAAAACCTTCCTGGGGTCGACCCCAACAATGAGGCCATCCGTAATGCCATGGGCTCTCTGGCTTCCCAGACTGGCTCCAAACCAGACGCCAAGAAGGacgaggagaaaaagaaatga